The sequence GCCAGCACTGACATCATAGAAACAAATACTATCCATTTCGGTTTCCTTCTCCAACGGGAAACAGGTGCATCTGTTCATAAGAAAGTCAAAAGTGTTAGTTTCCATTTAACCGATAAAACTTTATACGAATATGTAGAGGTACTTGCTTATTGAGTAAATACAATGTTAAAAAGATTTTGCAACGAGAACAACTAGATGCATGCAGGTTGGTTTAATCTTTGCTAAATTGTGCAGCAGTTATGTGACAACAATCAGTAAAATTCTTCAAACACATCTAATTTTTCGATATCATGGAGATGAAGGTGCATGTGCATGtgcaacttgaaaataaaaaaaaggaatgaCAAATCTGCATGAACCACTTAACAAGTACTAAAATGGGAATTCTATTATTAGAACGTTTATGCACCAATTAACTCTATAATTAAGGCATTGACTCAGTTATCGTGTCACAAGTAAGCAATCGTGTTCACCTATTCTTCCGTTTGCCATCCGTATAAAAATATCATTACCAGATTTCTGTGAACGTCGCATATCAAGTAACCACCCCAACCAAACGAGGCACTTGCTGCCATTTCCGTTTATATTGATGTTAGTATAAGCCATACACGAGCTTTCCTTCAAGCACTTCTCTACACACTCCTCGGGATGCAACATTCCCCAGTAAATTGCATTATCAGGTAGCTTTAGTCCAGTATTCTTCACAAACACGTCTTTATCAGTATAGTTAAGTGGGGTGATTCTCCTACATCCTTCCGTAAAATCCTTCTTGTTCCAGTCATCTTGTGATGCAGCCGTGAAACCATCGGGACACCAACAGCGTGGATCTTCGCCAATACAAACTCCAAAAGGCCCACAAGTCCTATACTGGTCACAGATGTCCTTATTCAGTGTATTCACTATATCCCAGCGCTTGGTAGCATTATTCCATCTCAGGAACTCTATCTTTCCCTCTAGATTCAGTGTCAGTTTCAAACTCCAGTCATACTTGGCTTCGAATGTGAAATAAAATGCATCAGTATTAGAGTTAAACATTGGTCTAAAGTAATTGTTTTCCATGAGCGCATCACTGCCACTGAATTTTTGTCCATCCCAAGGACCCCACCTTGAAACTGTTCGCTGTTTTTTCTCAAGAACTAGTTGGGGTGAATGACCTGAGTCACCTGAGTCTAACCTGAACAAATAATCACCTGGAGCTGGATCAACACTTGTCCTCCAGGACCTCATGGATCGGTCGATACCAGTTTTTTGGTCCCAACCGAGCTTCATTCCTGGTAACAATGTGTCGACAGGGTGATCAAAGCTTTGCCACAGGTACTCTCCAGCCGTCAGATTTCTAGAATCTCCAAACACAAGATTACCTGAATCCAGGAGCTTCAGAACTGGTCTGAGAACAATCTGGTTTGGCTTATAAACCGATATGGTTGTTCCTATATAATCTTGGAGAAAAATGCATCCTCTTTGGTTGAATACAAGCACTCCACATCTAAGTGGATCCAATACATTGCCAATCCATACTGCAGTACTGGACCCTATGTCCTTGTACCACAATCCCAGGTACCTCTTTCCAATGAATGGAGGAGAACCAAAGAATcctaattcaaatattttgttgGACGAAACCAAATTCATGCCGTCGGTGAGGGCTTGATTTGGGAACAAGGAATCATTAGCAGCACCGTAACTTGGATACGAGGATTTGGAGATAAGGAGATGACAGAGAGTGAATAGCCAAGGAAGCACGGTACCCATTGGTGTTAATTAAAATGAAGATACAAAAAAGAGCAAGAGAAACTTGAGCAGtagaaaaaatggaaaattatcCTCACAAAATGAGCTAAAACAAGCACTCTAAAAACTAAAAGGGCCACGAGAAATACACTTTTCtttttcgaaaaaaaatataaaaatggaagagagaagttaaatggtgagttcttgagggcAAGTTGAAACAAATTTCTTAGCTGGAAAAGATGAAAAACGTGACCTTTGTAGTTCCAAACCTTATACTTAAGAGGAAGGACAAAAAAAGTAACTAGCATTGTGTCAGCATTAACTGAAAGATCAGGTCGCGATTTAATTTGTGCAAATCCACTCTCCTATGGAATTAAACCATTCAGAAGAGAACGCAGGAATACTTTCAtggtttattttcttgttctctgtatcataaataaaattttcctCTAAGAAAATGAGTTCTATATCCTTAGTTAAATCCTGgtttaaagatttatttgagagaTAACACTGTCATTAATGCATACTTCAGAGGGCAAAGTCATTCCAACCCCTTTAGGAAAAGTTGATTGTATATCACAGAAACGTAACTTACGCTACTGATTTCGTCCTATGTAATTATGAGTGTTTGCCTTGAAAAAGAATGTAATCTATTATTAATGTGCTTTTGCAAATCCTGCATAATCTTAAAAGAATGGTCAAAAGGTAATAACTCAGTGAGATGAGTTACAATAATTGGGATTGAACCAGTTCTCAATCTATGTTTGTTATATTGAACTCAACGAAATTTCTAAGTTAAACTAATTTAAACATGAAGCATGAATTTTTTCATGTCAATAATGTCCTTCTCATTACTTAGTAGAAGTCCTTTATAACGGACAGCACTTCTTCACAGAATTGTTTTACTTTCTATGGGTTCATCGGTGGAAGAGAGACCCCAGTTGGCGACAGGGGAATGGCTTTGTAGATAACTGTAATAATTTCATTCTCCGTACAAAAACCCTGCTAAGTGGATACCGAATATAACTTCAAGATTGAAGCCTCATTTATTTGACACAAAGAAAtgcaatttaaataaaataagtaaaaccaGTGTAGAGGAAGTTAAACTGCATCATATTGCATTGTCTACTTACATGTCATGTAAGGTTGAAGTAATGCTCGATGACGAGAACTGCATTCATCTGACCGACATCAAAGCTAAATACGGACCAGAAAATGATAACATTTGAAATCAAGGGGAGATACAACCTCTGCATACCAACAGAACCTGATCATATGTAGacattgaagaaaaagtaaaagaagtaACTATATCACGATGGCTCTCTCTCATTGTCTTCCGCTCTTTCTGTTTGTTCCCATAAGTACTAGGGGTTTTGTCTCACAATATGTGAATGATAGAGAAAGAGGCATAGcttataaatatggaaattggcATTAGACAAATTCTAGTACACTCTTGCGTATCAAAAAGGTCAGATTTGCTTCATTAAATCATCATGCCGTACTTTTAGCTGAGCACTTGAAGTCACTACTTCTTGAGGTCTTCTTCTTATATTAGAGGTTTGATGTCCGTGTGTTTTGGAAGAGATCATCACACTGTTATTATACGGTAAAGTCTTGTAGGAAATGTTGCTCTCTTCATAAAAAATGTGGGGAAGGAAGAACCTCAAGAAGAGTATTGGCTCTGACATTTTTGGTCAGGAATTATCAGCAAGGAGCCATTGGCACCTTCTCAAGTAACAAGACATATAACACATTATGAGGGATGTAATAGCCGGGTGATAAAACTTAAGAAGAAGACGAATGCACAAAACTATTCCTTCTGAATCACATCAATGATGGGACAGTAATTTACAATGAATTTCAAGGATATGGAAAAGGAAAGAACTGTTACATTGATGATGAACCAGGACGGATCTTTTAACTTGTAATTGTATGTAATGAGAAAAAAAGACCTAATTATACTCTTTAGCTTTCACAAGACTTACCCAGAAACAAAAATTTGATGAAGTATACAAGAGAAAACTGTGAACCTCTTATAATAATATACACTTTTGAGGGTGATACCATCAACTACCGGCCATCTATCGCGGTAACTGTAACTTGGTTGACAGTGCAAGTTTCTTCATAATTAGTTGAATATGAATCTGAATCAAGAGTTCTTCTTCCAAGGCAAAATCCTGGGTTTTTAGGCTGAGGCAGTGATGCGCTTTCACTGCCTAACATCAGAACTGCAGTAGCCATGTTTGGTCTGTCTTCTGCTTGCTCCTGGACGCACAACAGTCCAACTTGTATGCATCTCATCACTTCAGATAGAGAAAACGGCTCTCCAACAGATGGATCCAGTAGCTCCAAGCTGGTCCCATCTTTCCATAGCCTCCACGCCTGCAGAATCAATAACTTTCTTAATCAGAAATGACAAACGTGTTGGCAATAATGAAGCTACATATAATCGGTGAACTTACATGTCCAAGAAGGTTGAGATGGTTGTTTTGATTATAGAATCCCCTGTTCTTCTTCCCAGTTACTATTTCTAACACCAAAACCCCAAAGCTGAAAACATCGGACTTAACAGAGAAGAGGCCATCCATTGCATATTCCGGAGACATGTAACCACTACATCAAAACAAAAACAGATTTAGGAACAGCTTTAAAGGTTCTACGAATGATGCAAAGAAACTAAGTAGTGTGCTTACTAGGTTCCAACAACTCTTTTTGTATTTCCTTCAGTCTCATCCCCGCCAAAAATTCTTGCCATGCCAAAATCGGATATTTTGggggtcaaatctttatcaagaAGAATATTGCTTGCTTTAAGGTCTCTATGGATAATCCTAAATCTTGAATCTTGGTGAAGGTATAGAAGCCCCCGAGCAATCCCACAAATAATATTGAACCGCCTTTGCCAATCCAGCAGCGAGCTCTTCTGTTTATCTGAGGAGAATATTTGAATGTGAGTCACAAAATATATTATAAGCACGTTACTGATGTGAATCACTTCACTTCACTCCACTCATAAAAGCAGTATAACGAAAAAGACTTACTGAACAGAATTGAATCCAAACTTTTATTTTCCAAGTATTCATAGATCAGCATCTTCTCTTCCATATCAACACAGCAGCCAAGAAGCCGGACTAGATTTCTGTGTTGTAGCCTGGCAATCAATCTTAGCTCATTCTTAAATTCCTCTACTCCTTGGCCGGAATTCTTTGAGAGCCTTTTGACTGCTACTTCTTGACCTTCAACCAGTATTGCCTGATCAACAGAACATATCCTATTGAGCTCAGCGAtcattttctcttcttcattATGCTATGGTTTACATATAACTGAGATTTTTACCTTGTAAACACAGCCAAAACCACCTTGGCCTAACTTAGCCGCATCAGAAAAATTCTCTGTTGCCATAGCTAGGGTGCTGAAGTCAAATAATGGCAATTCAAACTCTTCCGTGGAAGTTTCACCGGAGAACTCTCTTTTACTCGGAATAATAGCTGCATTCATTAGAAACTCTTGACTTCGTTCACTAGTGCCTTGTTTGAAACCATAAGTAGCATTCATTAGAAAATGAAGCATTTCATATTAGACAATCTTATTTATCATCATAGATTCATCCAATACCTCTATTTTCAGACTTCGTTCGGATTGAACCTTgatattttcttctctttgatAAGAAGCAGAGGGTAAATACAACTAGCAAAAGAGCTATACCAACTGTAATCCCAGCAGCCATTGCAACTTTTTTTGTCTTGCCAGAACTATTTCCAGATCCCACACCTCCAATTTGCACTGAAATTAAAACTTTTCAAGTTAATGTTATTACATCatgcttaatttttttcaagagtTCAGTGCCAGAGTAGATCACATTTTTATTGAAGACGTAACCTAAATAGTCGTTCATCCAACCTAGATAATGAGCGTATATTTTATGTATACGGGCTAGAAAAAGCAGAGAGTCCCAGCTATTCGTGTAAATAACCTTTTTTAATTCTAACTGAAAACATATCTCTCACTGaattcccattttttttttttttttagagttaatacatataaaaatgacccaaaatttgacaccaaattataactttgaacttaaattttgatagtgcacaaataggacctttaactattcaaaacctgaacaaatatgacctccgattttccAACcacatgcgtgagtctcactcgcgcctacgtggaaaggtaattcaatcacacggtgtcacgtcgttaaaaggactgacttggagagaggtcatatttgtgcagttttgaatagttaaaggtcatatttgtgcattgtcaaagttttactttttgtgttaaaatgacaacatttttattattattattattattattattattattacactAGCAGggatctaagtgccttgtttcatgtgtttcaacattaatatacgtacataaatatacattttctatcttatatatataaaacgtaatttttttaccgagggggttcgggtgaaccccatggaaACCACGTAGGTCCACCCCTCGTTAATtgaataacgttaatttaataaaattttaattacgttaatttgataacacTAATTTAATATAcaactactactatccttaataacattaatttaataacgttttattaaaactataatttttgttattagtatagtttcatctttaatttaatatttaaataaataat comes from Capsicum annuum cultivar UCD-10X-F1 chromosome 2, UCD10Xv1.1, whole genome shotgun sequence and encodes:
- the LOC107858217 gene encoding G-type lectin S-receptor-like serine/threonine-protein kinase At4g27290, whose protein sequence is MGTVLPWLFTLCHLLISKSSYPSYGAANDSLFPNQALTDGMNLVSSNKIFELGFFGSPPFIGKRYLGLWYKDIGSSTAVWIGNVLDPLRCGVLVFNQRGCIFLQDYIGTTISVYKPNQIVLRPVLKLLDSGNLVFGDSRNLTAGEYLWQSFDHPVDTLLPGMKLGWDQKTGIDRSMRSWRTSVDPAPGDYLFRLDSGDSGHSPQLVLEKKQRTVSRWGPWDGQKFSGSDALMENNYFRPMFNSNTDAFYFTFEAKYDWSLKLTLNLEGKIEFLRWNNATKRWDIVNTLNKDICDQYRTCGPFGVCIGEDPRCWCPDGFTAASQDDWNKKDFTEGCRRITPLNYTDKDVFVKNTGLKLPDNAIYWGMLHPEECVEKCLKESSCMAYTNININGNGSKCLVWLGWLLDMRRSQKSDAPVSRWRRKPKWIVFVSMMSVLPGNSQGDFLQGTNVIAYDFSVLAAATNNFSLDNKIGHGGFGNVYKGVLETGVEIAVKKQNVTSRQGFMEFENKVKLIAKLQHRNLTKLLGYCIHGTEKSLVYEFMENNSLDKVIFDPARRVTVTWPTRFNIIKGVAKGLAYMHHDSRLTIIHRDLKASNVLLDREMTPKISHLGLSRVFEDNVEEKTQHVIGTRGYMPPEYLENGYYSTTSDVFSFGILALEIVSGERNWNYRHPIYDVGLVGYAWRIWTEGTAIELLDPLIEKPADCNGVLGCILVGLLCCERRTEDRPSMAQVVSLLKENEMSRLNFMPQEPYF